One window of the Anopheles cruzii chromosome 2, idAnoCruzAS_RS32_06, whole genome shotgun sequence genome contains the following:
- the LOC128267341 gene encoding uncharacterized protein LOC128267341, producing MPNSDSSGGIYSPIPQAVSGSESEEELLRVLRAADKVTVPIMLNGIGMKDERENGGAGCYPPSPSDVEEASGVFHADNVAILNEAGPIPDHKMSTPRKCCFIASLAVCCLSLVTFLWIIPCSDDLSCPARSERVKTQNWIRNYEKIELKGVINVVEGVHGKSKNLVFMYRGDKLYPDLDDSYHRRNGIISLVGSSGKVAWYDQMVHEPKSIDCSLLDADRSGSPDCLVLDEYGQLECIDPLSGEWLWRAEGYNKRSPGVGRQADMLDFPLLIPDVDGDGVNELLFVTSSSEIRHNRLVMISGRKGITIGDSYAVKECLYVHKLTLDGLNVKFNCVRDKSEQQKAKSLPELYKLIHRKALDMRIVRRMPNGLPQHKFFGQRRNTEKQRTITNVGGKQLVVENRGRCPENCSTSVLLTEESTGEVLWNVSGRQLYGMQPVRLTFANFGADNRSTVYGFVLKFWEWSQRDPDNRSSRFRRTVLGMAPSLNRFGHQLVHQQPWIGPPGLDAISKTSARGQNQSSSPPSSHSTNGHRYQASGAFRNRMRFLKETVKLIVFNSTDIKIENTSQSNVIQFCREPINSGDASEEMFCQPDLNYQENSLLIADLDGDGSQELVSYYSTFVKTVIGESDGMGIGIGGGPGVTMKLKTFVQLLRLESELPKLYATMTQESPSGNTKHR from the exons ATGCCCAATAGTGACTCGTCCGGTGGTATCTACTCCCCTATTCCACAGGCAGTATCTGGTTCGGAGAGCGAAGAGGAATTGTTACGAGTTCTACGAGCAGCGGATAAGGTTACGGTGCCGATTATGCTGAACGGTATCGGTATGAAGGACGAAAGGGAAAATGGTGGAGCTGGTTGTTATCCGCCTAGCCCCAGCGATGTCGAGGAAGCAAGCGGTGTTTTCCATGCCGATAATGTGGCCATTCTTAACGAGGCAGGGCCTATTCCCGACCACAAAATGTCCACTCCGCGAAAGTGTTGCTTTATCGCATCGTTAGCGGTCTGCTGCCTTTCTTTGGTCACTTTTCTGTGGATTATTCCGTGTTCGGATGATCTGTCCTGCCCCGCAAG GTCAGAGCGCGTGAAGACTCAAAATTGGATAAGAAATTACGAAAAAATTGAGTTGAAAGGTGTTATCAATGTGGTGGAGGGTGTGCACGGAAAGAGCAAGAATCTGGTTTTTATGTACCGCGGCGATAAGTTGTACCCAGATTTAGACGATTCGTACCACCGGCGGAACGGAATCATTTCATTGGTTGGCAGCTCTGGCAAGGTAGCGTGGTACGACCAAATGGTCCATGAACCGAAGAGCATCGACTGTTCGTTGCTCGATGCAGACCGGAGTGGTTCTCCAGATTGTCTGGTATTGGATGAGTACGGCCAACTCGAGTGCATTGACCCACTGTCCGGTGAGTGGTTGTGGCGTGCGGAAGGCTACAACAAACGGAGCCCCGGTGTTGGGCGACAAGCCGATATGCTCGACTTTCCTCTACTCATACCGGATGTGGATGGTGACGGCGTAAACGAATTGTTGTTTGTGACCAGCTCGAGCGAAATACGCCACAATCGGCTAGTGATGATTTCCGGTCGGAAGGGTATCACAATCGGAGATTCGTACGCCGTGAAGGAGTGTCTGTATGTTCACAAGTTGACGCTCGACGGGTTGAACGTCAAGTTTAATTGTGTGCGAGATAAAAGTGAACAGCAGAAGGCAAAGTCGTTGCCAGAGCTGTATAAATTGATCCACCGGAAGGCACTGGACATGCGAATCGTACGTCGTATGCCGAACGGATTGCCGCAACACAAGTTCTTCGGCCAGCGACGAAACACTGAAAAGCAGCGCACCATCACGAACGTCGGTGGGAAACAATTGGTGGTGGAGAACCGAGGTCGTTGCCCGGAAAATTGTTCCACTTCAGTTCTACTGACCGAAGAGTCCACCGGAGAGGTCCTGTGGAACGTATCTGGTCGACAATTGTACGGAATGCAGCCTGTTCGACTGACTTTCGCGAATTTCGGAGCCGATAACCGATCCACCGTGTACGGATTCGTGTTAAAATTCTGGGAATGGAGTCAGCGTGATCCAGACAATCGTAGCTCACGCTTCCGACGAACCGTCCTTGGAATGGCTCCCAGTTTGAACCGTTTCGGACATCAGCTCGTCCACCAGCAACCCTGGATAGGACCGCCGGGGCTCGATGCCATCTCCAAAACCTCCGCTCGAGGTCAAAACCAATCttcttcgccaccgtcgtcacaCTCTACGAACGGTCATCGGTATCAAGCGAGCGGTGCGTTCCGCAATCGAATGCGGTTTTTGAAGGAAACGGTCAAACTGATTGTGTTTAACTCGACTGACATCAAGATCGAGAACACAAGTCAAAGCAACGTGATACAGTTTTGCCGCGAACCGATCAACAGTGGCGATGCAAGCGAAGAGATGTTTTGTCAGCCGGACCTTAACTACCAAGAAAACTCACTTTTGATTGCCGACCTCGACGGCGATGGATCGCAGGAGTTGGTGTCATACTATTCCACGTTCGTTAAAACCGTGATCGGCGAGTCGGACGGGATGGGAATCGGGATTGGAGGTGGACCCGGTGTCACAATGAAGCTCAAAACATTCGTACAGTTACTTCGCCTCGAATCAGAGTTGCCAAAACTGTACGCGACCATGACACAAGAGAGCCCTTCCGGTAACACTAAGCATCGATAA
- the LOC128268953 gene encoding glycogen-binding subunit 76A, translating into MTTPGDPSATTGPDRPCGITALLPIGMSCRGRAEAFARSLQSRLRNLGVQGSAGDDGDLTANDEQQHHTENTWLSATSNDEQQTVITSPLQPLRIVPHEADSFFDFGLEAESPSSPVEECEYMRLIETASATPTGHPSEHAPSVVDPTAQAPESGYVCSSPCSTPQGSAASSHSSSSDCQFYDPDSSDPEQRSVGGCEYYDCTIPALSASGLVVPRLQTIGAVHAYGSATIGTDSVEGTGAKSTADTRNDVTSSTSPYNPFTSQIVGHRAYSANGHVTTGFSASNVDSDSCSESLPPSQSTESNNSTFTGLSSNSNSTLQDVTMEPLEEAQSDCPGTSSQEQHTGTDVPDGGIRHVGNGHAIMPRGTIINADTEIELMASGLKYVEQKRSDAAHQYSDGNGQPGAPCAVIQIAEVEKILKDCTISDRSYERTNSNDDGVQENKSETKYDRRSGLSSGDEDEEESKPQRIRRSSSLKTGKTPPGTPGRKKIVRFADVLGLDLTDVRTFMDEVPKVPPSAFEDLTIVQATEPTMPEISLGPKADRVLVPLFQQPGALPCFLDRVREKQVNLENAAVTDPITLTITGTVRVRNLDFHKSVYVRYTLDNWRSYSDLQATYAENSCDGFSDKFTFTLHGNSVQVGQRIEMAIRFHCRGEQFWDSNYDTNYVFQCLPITQPTPITASRPVPLPSSISAGHNPLSPVGWCSSFY; encoded by the exons ATGACAACGCCGGGCGATCCGTCAGCGACGACTGGACCTGACAGACCGTGCGGCATCACAGCCCTGCTCCCGATTGGTATGtcgtgccgtggccgcgcCGAGGCCTTCGCTCGGAGCTTACAATCACGCCTTCGGAATCTTGGTGTGCAG GGAAGTGCCGGTGACGATGGGGACCTTACGGCAAAcgatgagcagcagcatcatacCGAGAACACGTGGCTATCGGCAACTTCAAATGACGAGCAGCAGACGGTCATAACCAGCCCTCTCCAGCCCCTACGAATTGTCCCTCATGAGGCCGACTCTTTCTTCGACTTTGGCCTGGAAGCGGAAAGTCCTAGCTCGCCAGTCGAAGAATGCGAATATATGAGACTGATCGAAACAGCATCGGCCACACCCACAGGACACCCATCAGAACACGCTCCGTCGGTTGTTGATCCTACAGCACAAGCACCCGAGTCAGGGTACGTCTGTTCTTCACCTTGCTCGACACCACAGGGGTCGGCCGcaagcagccacagcagctcATCCGACTGTCAATTCTACGATCCGGATAGTTCAGATCCCGAACAGCGTTCTGTGGGAGGCTGTGAGTACTACGACTGTACGATACCGGCGCTAAGTGCTAGCGGGTTGGTTGTTCCACGGCTGCAGACTATTGGTGCTGTCCACGCTTACGGTTCAGCAACGATAGGGACAGACTCAGTGGAGGGTACAGGGGCTAAGTCTACCGCCGACACACGAAACGATGTAACTTCATCTACCTCACCATACAATCCATTCACTAGTCAAATCGTTGGCCACCGAGCTTACAGCGCCAACGGACATGTAACCACAGGTTTCTCCGCCAGCAACGTCGACAGTGACAGCTGTTCAGAGTCACTTCCGCCGTCACAATCAACGGAATCTAATAACTCCACCTTTACGGGACTAAGTTCGAACTCCAACAGCACGCTACAGGACGTGACCATGGAACCGCTCGAGGAAGCACAATCGGATTGCCCTGGCACTTCATCGCAGGAACAACACACAGGGACGGACGTACCGGATGGAGGCATACGCCATGTCGGTAACGGTCATGCTATTATGCCACGTGGAACGATCATAAACGCTGATACCGAGATTGAGCTAATGGCAAGCGGGTTGAAGTACGTTGAACAGAAGAGGTCTGATGCAGCTCATCAGTATAGTGATGGGAATGGGCAGCCGGGGGCTCCGTGTGCTGTTATTCAGATTGCGGAAGTTGAGAAAATTCTTAAAGATTGCACCATTAGCGATCGATCGTATGAGCGAACAAACTCAAACGATGATGGCGTGCAGGAAAATAAGAGTGAAACGAAATACGATCGTCGATCGGGCCTTTCTTCGggtgatgaagatgaagaggAATCGAAACCACAGCGCATTAGACGCAGTTCGTCTCTCAAAACGGGCAAAACTCCTCCCGGAACACCGGGCCGAAAGAAGATAGTACGCTTTGCCGACGTTCTGGGGCTTGATCTAACCGATGTACGAACGTTTATGGACGAGGTGCCGAAGGTGCCGCCTTCTGCCTTCGAGGACCTCACGATCGTGCAGGCGACTGAACCGACCATGCCGGAAATTAGTCTAGGGCCGAAAGCGGACAGGGTTCTAGTGCCACTCTTTCAGCAACCTGGAGCCTTACCATGTTTTCTCGATCGTGTCCGCGAGAAGCAGGTAAACCTGGAGAACGCAGCCGTCACCGATCCGATCACATTGACGATCACAGGAACAGTTCGCGTGCGGAATCTCGACTTTCACAAATCGGTGTACGTGCGCTATACACTCGACAACTGGCGCAGCTACTCCGATCTGCAGGCTACATACGCTGAAAACTCATGTGACGGGTTCTCGGACAAGTTTACCTTCACACTTCACGGTAACTCAGTACAGGTTGGTCAGCGCATCGAGATGGCAATCCGGTTTCACTGTCGGGGCGAACAATTCTGGGACAGCAACTACGACACCAACTATGTCTTCCAGTGTTTGCCGATAACGCAACCAACGCCGATAACTGCGAGCCGGCCTGTACCACTTCCGTCCTCCATCAGTGCTGGTCACAATCCGCTTAGTCCCGTAGGTTGGTGTAGCAGTTTCTATTAA
- the LOC128268005 gene encoding probable cytochrome P450 4ac1, whose product MDILTVVLFAILLLLVLCELRLRTSATYRAAKHFPGPRMIPLLGNAHNLMFNDQRRTFQLPRRWATLYGDTYRLVVRGFLTLNAFQAKDVEPLLSSTKLIEKGMIYQLTHRFLGLGLLNSGGTKWQHRRRILTPAFHFNILPSFLLTFQDECRSLITHLGTTSDKGEIVALQPVATKFTLNTICETAMGIKLDSVTMANEYRGKIEAIGTMLLQRLMNPWLFENFSYKLTGLAAKFNKLLQPVHAFTRSIIKQRRELFHQNVRNIGDFSEENIYTNIKQRYAMLDTLLAAEAKQQIDEEGIREEVDTFMFEGHDTTSAALIFTLFLVAHHPDVQQRLYEEIQQLQRPDSIQELTQSDYSEMKFMDRVLKESLRLYPPVPFISRTITEDTLFGERRVPKKTLFNVHIFDLHRDPDVFPDPERFDPDRFLPQNTEGRSPYAYVPFSAGPRNCIGQRFAILELKAALSAILVNFRVLPVTTREELVFVADMILRTEKPIYVKFERRR is encoded by the exons ATGGACATCTTAACGGTGGTTCTCTTCGCCATACTACTACTGCTCGTGCTGTGCGAACTGCGCTTACGCACGTCGGCAACATACCGTGcagcaaaacattttcccggGCCCAGGATGATTCCTCTGCTTGGCAATGCGCACAATTTGATGTTCAACGATCAGCGGCGCACATTTCAATTACCTCGCCGCTGGGCAACGTTGTACGGCGATACTTACCGCCTGGTGGTACGTGGATTCCTTACGCTGAACGCATTCCAAGCGAAGGACGTCGAACCGCTACTATCGAGCACGAAGTTGATCGAGAAAGGCATGATCTACCAGTTGACGCACCGTTTCCTCGGTTTAGGGCTCCTAAACAGTGGCGGCACAAAGTGGCAGCACCGACGGCGTATCCTAACGCCGGCttttcattttaatattttgccTAGCTTTCTGCTAACATTCCAGGACGAGTGTCGGAGTTTGATCACACATCTTGGCACGACTTCTGATAAAGGAGAGATTGTAGCATTACAACCGGTTGCCACAAAGTTTACGCTCAACACTATTTGTG AAACGGCTATGGGAATTAAACTCGATTCGGTGACAATGGCTAACGAGTATCGTGGAAAAATAGAAGCGATCGGAACTATGCTTCTGCAACGACTGATGAACCCGTGGTTATTTGAGAATTTTAGCTACAAGCTAACTGGTCTCGCCGCTAAGTTCAACAAACTACTTCAACCAGTTCACGCCTTTACGCGCTCAATAATCAAGCAACGACGCGAATTATTTCATCAGAACGTACGGAACATTGGTGATTTTTCTGAGGAAAACAT CTACACTAACATAAAGCAACGCTATGCCATGCTCGATACGTTGTTGGCAGCCGAAGCGAAGCAACAGATCGACGAGGAAGGAATCCGTGAAGAGGTTGATACGTTTATGTTCGAGGGCCACGACACCACGTCGGCTGCCCTTATCTTCACGCTGTTTCTCGTAGCACATCATCCCGACGTGCAGCAGCGACTGTATGAAGAGATTCAGCAACTTCAGCGGCCGGATTCGATACAAGAATTAACGCAGAGTGACTACAGCGAGATGAAATTCATGGATAGGGTACTGAAAGAATCGCTCCGCTTGTACCCACCAGTGCCCTTTATTTCCCGTACCATCACCGAAGACACACTGTTTGGCGAGCGCCGCGTTCCGAAGAAAACCCTTTTTAACGTGCACATTTTCGATCTGCACCGCGATCCGGACGTGTTTCCTGATCCGGAGCGGTTCGATCCTGATCGATTCCTGCCTCAAAACACCGAAGGCCGTAGCCCATATGCGTACGTACCGTTCAGTGCGGGTCCGAGAAATTGCATCGGACAACGGTTCGCCATACTGGAACTTAAGGCGGCCCTATCGGCCATCCTGGTGAACTTCCGCGTCCTACCGGTTACAACTCGCGAAGAGTTAGTGTTTGTGGCAGATATGATTTTGCGCACCGAAAAGCCAATTTATGTGAAATTTGAACGTAGACGTTGA
- the LOC128269386 gene encoding 40S ribosomal protein S13 yields the protein MGRMHAPGKGISQSALPYRRSVPSWLKLNAEDVKEQIKKLGKKGMTPSQIGIILRDSHGVAQVRFVNGNKVLRIMKAVGLKPDIPEDLYFLIKKAVSIRKHLERNRKDIDSKFRLILIESRIHRLARYYKIKAVLPPNWKYESSTASALVA from the exons ATGGGTCGTATGCATGCTCCTGGTAAGGGTATTTCCCAATCCGCACTACCGTACCGTCGTTCGGTTCCGTCGTGGCTGAAGTTGAACGCCGAGGATGTGAAGGAGCAGATTAAAAAGCTCGGCAAAAAGGGCATGACACCGTCGCAGATCGGCATCATTCTGCGAGATTCGCACGGTGTGGCCCAGGTGCGGTTCGTGAACGGCAACAAG GTGTTGCGTATTATGAAGGCTGTCGGCCTGAAGCCCGATATTCCGGAGGATCTGTACTTCCTGATCAAAAAGGCCGTCTCGATCCGCAAGCACTTGGAGCGTAACCGCAAGGACATTGACAGCAAGTTCCGTTTAATTTTGATCGAGTCCCGCATCCACCGTCTGGCCCGCTACTACAAGATCAAGGCTGTCCTGCCGCCAAACTGGAAGTATGAATCGAGTACCGCTTCTGCTCTGGTTGCTTAA
- the LOC128278924 gene encoding pentatricopeptide repeat-containing protein 1, mitochondrial — MSSIVLNTLRREALCRFRTFIVQHRPTTVIVLREFRENAGLRHPYAEQNKHKREEFSLLEATHHDADRFGTLSPQVDEPETPDKGDLCEEEFLQRGTLRRQRFSIRQYADMIKDHLKNNRIQEAIDVVAVTMKNDRVKPTNYHFNLLIGGCSRVGYSKKAFQLYNKMKQHGLKVTGGTYTSLFNACAMSPFPGDGLKRSNQLREVMLEKGYDPNETNYNAMIKAYGRCGDLKTAFQLVDEMMSRQLPIATDTFNFLLQACISDNEHGFRHALLVWHRMHRMQVTPNRYSFNLLLRCVRDCQMGPIETMEECIEQILSNSIGNLGSNMITRSEKSVMDDLPNVRIAEPTAVQTNITKPLQSEGVPDLLSPSPHLGSLVKLGEVRKPEDRLLLLGGFAKVLSEMAKCGAEPDIRTMTELLDVIPPTYAAEKHILTTIKQLKLRCDIDFFNILIKKRSMRFDYEGAKDVLHMIEAANLEPDIVTYGVLALGCQTQDEARSLLKMMHEVDVRVNIQILGAMLRQGCARRNFRYITEILNIVKRERLMPNEQFLRHLEDFTKVCEKRDREYESKPNKKDREVFKMEYNRYRMQLDAWREHMGLHGLALDQALGIVRSHPWEQFKEPQAAGYENVKNLKLRHKKKKLHYIQKIDLDAISSGEEKNNAGTKKGLIS; from the exons ATGTCGTCAATAGTATTGAATACGCTACGCAGGGAGGCTTTGTGTCGGTTTCGTACCTTTATCGTCCAGCACAGACCCACCACCGTGATAGTGTTGAGAGAGTTTCGTGAGAACGCTGGGCTCAGGCATCCTTACGCTGAGCAGAATAAACACAAGCGAGAGGAGTTTTCGCTTCTGGAAGCGACACATCATGATGCCGATCGTTTCGGGACGCTTTCACCACAGGTCGACGAACCGGAAACGCCTGATAAAGGTGACCTGTGCGAGGAGGAGTTTCTTCAGCGAGGAACCCTCCGGAGACAAAGGTTCTCCATACGCCAGTACGCCGATATGATCAAGGATCATTTGAAAAACAACCGCATTCAAGAGGCCATCGACGTGGTGGCGGTTACTATGAAGAATGATCGCGTGAAACCGACAAACTATCACTTTAACCTGCTAATCGGGGGATGCTCTCGTGTGGGGTACAGTAAAAAGGCCTTCCAACTgtataacaaaatgaaacaacacGGGTTGAAAGTAACAGGCGGAACGTACACGTCTCTCTTCAATGCGTGCGCCATGTCACCTTTCCCCGGAGACGGATTGAAACGATCCAATCAGCTGCGGGAAGTGATGCTGGAAAAAGGGTACGACCCGAATGAGACAAACTACAACGCAATGATAAAGGCATACGGGCGTTGCGGGGACTTGAAGACGGCTTTCCAGTTGGTTGACGAAATGATGTCGCGTCAGCTGCCAATTGCAACGGACacgtttaattttcttctgcaaGCATGCATAAGCGACAACGAGCACGGCTTTCGGCATGCACTGTTGGTATGGCATCGGATGCATCGAATGCAGGTTACACCGAACCGTTACTCGTTTAACCTGTTACTGCGATGTGTTCGCGATTGCCAAATGGGACCGATCGAGACAATGGAAGAGTGCATCGAACAGATCCTCAGCAATAGCATTGGAAACCTGGGGTCAAACATGATAACAAGAAGCGAAAAATCCGTAATGGACGACCTACCTAATGTTAGAATAGCAGAACCGACGGCCGTCCAAACGAACATTACCAAACCACTTCAATCTGAAGGAGTTCCGGATTTACTGTCACCTAGTCCTCATCTGGGAAGCTTGGTAAAGCTAGGTGAGGTACGAAAACCGGAAgatcgattgctgctgctgggtgggtTTGCGAAAGTGCTTTCCGAAATGGCAAAATGCGGTGCTGAACCAGATATTCGAACCATGACCGAACTTCTGGATGTCATTCCACCGACGTACGCAGCAGAAAAACATATACTAACAACGATAAAGCAGCTAAAGCTTCGCTGCGATATTGACTTTTTCAATATTCTCATCAAGAAGCGATCGATGCGGTTTGATTACGAAGGTGCAAAG GATGTGTTGCATATGATCGAGGCTGCTAACCTGGAACCGGACATCGTTACCTACGGTGTGCTGGCGCTCGGTTGCCAGACACAGGACGAAGCACGGTCGCTGCTGAAAATGATGCACGAAGTAGACGTGCGCGTTAACATACAAATCCTTGGTGCTATGTTACGGCAGGGATGTGCACGGAGAAACTTTCGCTACATCACCGAGATTCTCAACATCGTTAAGCGCGAACGGTTAATGCCGAACGAACAGTTTTTGCGCCACTTGGAAGATTTTACGAAGGTGTGTGAAAAGCGAGATCGTGAATACGAgtcaaagccaaacaaaaaggaCCGTGAGGTGTTTAAAATGGAGTACAACCGTTACCGGATGCAGCTGGACGCGTGGCGTGAGCACATGGGATTGCATGGGTTAGCATTGGACCAGGCACTAGGAATCGTACGCAGTCATCCTTGGGAACAGTTTAAGGAACCGCAAGCTGCGGGGtacgaaaatgtaaaaaatctGAAGCTTCgtcataagaaaaaaaagctaCATTATATCCAGAAGATAGATCTGGATGCAATCAGTAGTGGGGAAGAGAAGAATAATGCTGGGACCAAGAAAGGATTGATAAGTTAG
- the LOC128268004 gene encoding uncharacterized aarF domain-containing protein kinase 5 produces MGSLQRLTIGRGIGIGVSGSVAAGVAMDGALNGFENVQGAQRFLRSFVIGLSISIDYAWNLRQLKEGDVHYETVLSEIHRRSAKKILDGCLANGGLYIKLGQGVAAVNHIIPKEYVETLRQLEDRCLTRAPDEVRTIFVEDYGAPPEEVFDNFHYEPIAAASLAQVFRAVTKSGKHVAVKVQYADLRKRFDGDLRTISFLQRLVALVHKNYNFGWIIDDLQGSLREELDFVHEGNNSERCAQDLQHIRAVYVPKVHWDLTNARILTTEYIDGCKVSDRHAIEALGLNLSDIDQQLFITFGRQIFSTGFVHADPHPGNVFVRRNPDEPHRMQLVLLDHGLYEHLAPDVRQNLCRFWEAIVLRDYEAMQRYSNALNVVDYRTFAEILLQRPLELKGKVFTRLTDQDVAYMTKQAKEHFDRVMITLKNMPRNLILVIRNLNTVRAIACDHGDPIDRARILARCALAALCPSRRNLANFLWVSFRVLRFEFLLWRQSLHYWIVDNYLKLLTKIGRSPDTSHLMNYHLGV; encoded by the exons ATGGGTTCTTTGCAACGGCTTACAATCGGTCGTGGAATTGGGATCGGTGTTTCCGGTAGTGTTGCCGCTGGAGTTGCGATGGATGGTGCGTTAAATGGCTTTGAAAACGTACAAGGTGCGCAACGGTTCCTTCGCTCGTTCGTGATCGGACTGAGTATATCAATCGATTATGCATGGAATCTGCGGCAGCTTAAGGAAGGCGATGTACATTATGAGACGGTGCTGTCAGAGATTCATAGACGTTCGGCGAAAAAAATACTGGACGGATGCTTGGCAAACGGTGGCTTGTACATCAAGCTAGGACAAGGTGTAGCAGCCGTGAATCATATCATTCCGAAAGAATATGTTGAGACCCTGCGGCAACTGGAGGACCGCTGCTTAACCCGTGCACCGGACGAGGTTCGCACGATATTTGTAGAAGACTATGGCGCCCCACCCGAAGAGGTGTTCGATAACTTCCACTACGAACCGATAGCGGCTGCAAGCTTAGCACAAGTATTTCGTGCCGTTACCAAGTCAGGAAAACACGTAGCTGTGAAGGTTCAATATGCTGATCTGCGGAAGCGATTTGATGGTGATCTGCGAACAATCAGCTTCCTGCAACGACTAGTCGCTCTTGTTCATAAGAACTACAATTTCGGGTGGATCATCGACGACCTACAAGGATCGTTGCGCGAAGAACTAGACTTTGTGCATGAGGGCAACAACTCCGAACGATGCGCCCAAGATTTACAACACATACGCGCCGTATATGTACCGAAGGTTCACTGGGATTTAACAAACGCGCGTATCCTTACAACGGAATACATTGATGGTTGTAAGGTAAGTGATCGGCACGCTATCGAAGCGCTAGGCCTGAACTTGTCGGACATCGATCAGCAGCTGTTCATAACGTTCGGGCGGCAGATCTTTTCAACCGGTTTCGTGCATGCCGATCCCCATCCGGGAAATGTGTTCGTACGAAGAAACCCTGACGAACCGCACCGCATGCAGCTTGTGCTATTGGATCACGGATTGTACGAGCATCTGGCCCCGGATGTGCGACAGAATCTATGTCGCTTTTGGGAAGCGATCGTGTTGCGCGATTACGAGGCAATGCAGCGGTACTCTAACGCGTTAAACGTAGTTGATTATCGTACCTTTGCTGAAATACTGTTACAACGACCACTTGAGTTAAAAGGAAAAGTATTCACTAGACTTACAGATCAAGATGTAGCATACATGACGAAGCAAGCCAAGGAACATTTTGATAGAGTCATGATCACATTGAAGAATATGCCACGTAATCTGATTTTGGTCATACG cAACCTAAACACAGTCCGTGCGATCGCTTGTGATCATGGAGACCCAATCGACAGAGCCCGAATCCTAGCTCGTTGTGCTCTGGCGGCCCTATGTCCATCGAGACGGAATTTAGCTAATTTTCTGTGGGTCAGCTTTCGGGTGCTACGTTTTGAGTTCTTGCTCTG GCGACAATCATTGCATTACTGGATAGTTGATAATTATCTAAAATTATTGACGAAAATTGGCCGTTCGCCAGATACTTCACATTTGATGAACTATCATCTCGGCGTATAG